One Heliomicrobium gestii DNA window includes the following coding sequences:
- a CDS encoding MarR family transcriptional regulator — protein sequence MKDQQLNAIKDLLEAFFYNVKCAVQDIGPEYHLGEGQIFLLYILLKSGTCKATDIADQIGITSGAVTGMMDKLAGMGLITRERSEKDRRVVMVSLTDTGLKTIQTIQEARFERLNGQLQELSALELAQAVETFQKMNAVLTPRVRNSAAEG from the coding sequence GTGAAGGATCAGCAATTAAATGCCATCAAGGATTTGTTAGAGGCTTTTTTTTATAATGTCAAGTGCGCCGTCCAGGATATCGGCCCTGAATACCATCTGGGCGAAGGGCAGATCTTTCTGTTGTACATATTATTGAAGTCGGGGACCTGCAAGGCCACCGACATCGCCGACCAGATCGGGATCACCTCCGGCGCTGTGACCGGCATGATGGACAAACTGGCTGGCATGGGGCTCATCACGCGGGAGCGGTCTGAAAAGGATCGGCGCGTCGTCATGGTTTCACTGACGGATACAGGGTTGAAGACCATTCAAACGATTCAGGAGGCCCGCTTCGAGCGGTTGAATGGCCAACTGCAGGAACTCTCTGCGCTTGAGTTGGCCCAGGCGGTGGAAACGTTCCAGAAGATGAATGCAGTGTTGACACCGAGAGTGCGGAACAGCGCGGCGGAAGGTTGA
- a CDS encoding efflux RND transporter periplasmic adaptor subunit, with protein MKRQIGVSLLAVALLAAGTGCGKTPEPASTEAPPQTVTVAKAERTDLSNVLTFSGALAAKDELKLVPKGQGKVARINAEVGQRVNAGDMLLELDNADIQARLDAANAGVEVNKASLERARLQLDMDKIALDDAQRHYDRVKALFDAGATSQSDFDAAKSSLDTSTKRCASDEVSVASAQAQLNQSQAQVRQTQVDLENAVLRSPISGIVSARNVNVGEYVSNTATAFNVVRIDTVEVKADLTESDVNSVRPGQEVEVKVAAASDKPFKGRIAKVSPAADEKAKTFPIWIAVDNGDYILKPGMFAEFQLATAHKTNALTAPAEAVVMRSGAPILFVITDNKAVERKVKTGFSDGKRVEILDGLKDGEMMATGGQMTLADGAPVAIKEAQPATASPGADTGATAPKGQV; from the coding sequence GTGAAGAGACAAATCGGCGTCAGCCTGCTTGCCGTCGCCCTGCTGGCAGCGGGGACAGGTTGCGGGAAAACGCCTGAACCGGCAAGCACCGAAGCGCCGCCCCAGACAGTGACGGTCGCCAAGGCGGAGCGCACAGACCTGTCCAACGTGCTGACCTTCAGCGGCGCTCTGGCGGCAAAAGATGAATTAAAGCTGGTCCCGAAGGGCCAGGGCAAAGTCGCCCGCATCAACGCCGAAGTGGGGCAGCGGGTGAACGCCGGCGACATGCTGTTGGAACTGGACAACGCCGACATCCAGGCCCGGCTCGACGCCGCCAACGCCGGTGTCGAGGTCAACAAGGCCAGCCTGGAGCGGGCGCGCCTGCAGCTGGATATGGATAAGATCGCCCTCGACGACGCCCAACGCCATTATGACCGGGTAAAGGCGCTCTTTGACGCCGGCGCCACGTCCCAGTCCGACTTTGATGCGGCTAAGAGCTCCCTGGACACGTCGACAAAACGGTGCGCCTCTGACGAGGTTTCCGTCGCCTCGGCCCAGGCCCAGTTGAATCAAAGCCAGGCCCAGGTCCGCCAGACCCAGGTCGATCTGGAAAACGCCGTGCTGCGCTCGCCCATCTCCGGCATCGTCTCGGCACGGAACGTGAATGTGGGCGAGTATGTCTCCAATACGGCGACAGCCTTCAATGTGGTCCGTATCGACACGGTTGAGGTGAAGGCCGATCTGACAGAGAGCGATGTCAACAGCGTCCGGCCCGGCCAAGAGGTGGAGGTCAAGGTGGCCGCCGCCAGCGACAAACCTTTCAAGGGTCGCATCGCCAAGGTGAGCCCTGCCGCCGATGAGAAGGCGAAGACCTTCCCCATCTGGATCGCCGTCGACAACGGAGACTACATATTGAAGCCCGGCATGTTTGCCGAGTTCCAACTGGCCACCGCCCACAAAACGAACGCCCTGACGGCGCCGGCGGAAGCCGTCGTCATGCGCAGCGGCGCGCCGATTCTCTTTGTGATCACCGACAACAAGGCGGTCGAGCGCAAAGTGAAGACCGGTTTCTCCGATGGCAAACGAGTCGAGATTCTCGACGGCCTCAAAGACGGCGAGATGATGGCCACAGGCGGTCAAATGACCCTGGCTGATGGCGCGCCCGTCGCCATCAAGGAGGCGCAGCCGGCGACAGCCAGCCCTGGCGCCGACACGGGAGCGACGGCGCCAAAAGGGCAGGTGTAA